DNA sequence from the Lysinibacillus sp. OF-1 genome:
ACCTTTACATTCCCTTTCCTCCTACTTTTGTATATGAAATACTATAAAAAACGAAGGTTAAAATTTGGTTAAATAATATTATTATTTTTACAGGCTATACATAAGCCATCTTTATAGAATGGAACATCTTACTTTTACAGACTTACTTTGAGCGATTCATAAAACGGGTGCACGCATATTAGGAGCACCCGTTTTAGGATAGTTATTTTGTTATTCCTTGTTCAAGCATTTGTCTAAACTCTTGTACTTGATCAACCTTGATGGCTACTTGATTATAGCGCTTTTTTATTCCTAGCATAAATGTCACTTCTACAGGCTCTTTCATTTTCAAAATGAATTGTGGGTAGGCTTCAGCAAAATCACGGGCTATAAAATCAATCGTATCTTTTGATAATTTTCCTTCTAGCTGCTCCTTATCTTCCACGATTGCTGCAATTTGAGCAAATGGAATGGCAGTTCGTTTCATTAGTCCAAGAGATAAATACAATGTATCATTTGTTACGTAAACAGGATTTAAACGAATGGCCTGCATATCTGCTAAAAAGAAAATCACTGAATACATATTAAAAAGGAGCAAAACAATGGAAAGTACTATTGATTTTTCGTGTAGCCACCAGTGAATACCAATCGTTTCAATGGCAATGCCATGAATAATCATGAGCTGAAAAGCGATGTAGCTCGAATTTTTATGTAAAGTTAAGCCCTGACGTTCTTGTCTTTTCCAACTTGCAAAACCATAATATAGCACTAGCATATCCGCACAAATCATCTGAATGATAGCATGCTTGGGTACATGATTTTCTACAGCTTTTGAAAATGAAAAGAGATCTGGCAATGAACTCCTACGCACTTCCATCAGGATTTGGGGCAAATATCGCACGAGTGTTGCTAGTACGACAATTTCTAATAAAATAATAACTGATTCCATCACAAAACCTGCCCATGTCACAGCCACAAATGGCTGAAGATGCTCCATGGGAATCATAAAGCGTGCGGCAATACAGCCTGATGCGGCTAATAAAATGGCGTGCTTGAACGAAAACCTTCCTTTATAAAGCATCCATAATACGGGCATCACCACAATAAAGTCGATCAATGACCCCATGACAACCCCATTCGTTTCGATTGGTAAAATGGATACACCCAATCCAGTGTTATAGAGTGTATAATTGCTGGCTAACACGATTAATAACAAGCCTAGCCATATATTTTGCTTACTTTTTAAAACCATCCTTCCCTATCCCCCTCCTTATTGCTAATTTTACTTTATTTCAAATGGTTAATTTTGTATATATTTTGAGTATAAAAGATGATCTTTTTCCAAACATGTTCAATTATTTTTCACACTTAGAAACTTTTTACGGTAAACATGTGGCGAGTAGCCAGTGTATTCTTTAAATTTTTCGATATAGTAACTGACCGTACTAAAACCTGTATCACCAGCTATTTCGGTTATAGATAGCTCACCATTCCGCAATAATTCTTTGCTTTTGCGCAGTCGGTATTGTAATAAATAGCTAAACGGCGTCATACCCACTATTTTCTTAAAAAAGCGACTGCATTCGGCGCGACTTATATAGACATGACTTGCTAAATCTTCTAACGTTACTTTTTGTTGATAATGTGCATGTAAAAAATCCAACATTACTTTTGCTCGTTCATGCTGTACGATGGAGGATTGATCCA
Encoded proteins:
- a CDS encoding beta-carotene 15,15'-monooxygenase; translation: MVLKSKQNIWLGLLLIVLASNYTLYNTGLGVSILPIETNGVVMGSLIDFIVVMPVLWMLYKGRFSFKHAILLAASGCIAARFMIPMEHLQPFVAVTWAGFVMESVIILLEIVVLATLVRYLPQILMEVRRSSLPDLFSFSKAVENHVPKHAIIQMICADMLVLYYGFASWKRQERQGLTLHKNSSYIAFQLMIIHGIAIETIGIHWWLHEKSIVLSIVLLLFNMYSVIFFLADMQAIRLNPVYVTNDTLYLSLGLMKRTAIPFAQIAAIVEDKEQLEGKLSKDTIDFIARDFAEAYPQFILKMKEPVEVTFMLGIKKRYNQVAIKVDQVQEFRQMLEQGITK